The following are encoded in a window of Pseudophaeobacter arcticus DSM 23566 genomic DNA:
- a CDS encoding DUF411 domain-containing protein has protein sequence MKRIALATFLALATPALAAEPVTIWRDPGCGCCDAYAEYLRAEGFEVTVDDDHDFVDRSVAAGVPEQGVGCHLAMIDGYVVSGLVPAEIIERLLEERPDITGITLPGMPANAPGMAPAKTGTLRTYSFGPDGVAVYSDE, from the coding sequence ATGAAACGTATTGCTCTTGCCACTTTCCTCGCTTTAGCCACCCCGGCCCTTGCAGCCGAACCCGTGACTATCTGGCGCGATCCCGGCTGCGGCTGCTGCGACGCCTATGCAGAATACCTGCGGGCGGAAGGTTTCGAGGTCACCGTGGACGACGATCATGACTTCGTCGACCGCTCTGTCGCCGCAGGCGTCCCCGAGCAGGGGGTGGGCTGCCACCTCGCCATGATCGACGGCTATGTCGTCAGCGGTCTGGTTCCCGCCGAGATCATCGAGCGGCTGCTCGAGGAACGCCCCGACATCACCGGCATCACCCTGCCGGGCATGCCCGCCAATGCGCCGGGGATGGCGCCCGCGAAGACGGGCACGCTGCGCACCTATTCGTTCGGGCCGGACGGCGTGGCTGTCTATTCCGATGAATGA
- a CDS encoding cytochrome c biogenesis CcdA family protein: MADLSFLGMTAALLAGAISFASPCVLPLVPGYVSYIAGRTATGGVASGRSQTLWLSFCFVLGFSTIFMILGASATALGQALLQWRYELNLVGGGIVILFGLFMIGAARIGAMQRDLRFHLDIPGGRPAASYVLGLAFGFGWTPCIGPILGAILTASAASATVGQGVALLAVYSAGLGVPFLIVAGFTDRLAGRLRGVGRIGRRLHQGAGAVMVLMGVAMMTGRLSALSYWILDTFPVLGRIG, translated from the coding sequence ATGGCTGACCTGTCGTTTCTCGGAATGACTGCGGCTTTGCTGGCTGGGGCGATCTCCTTCGCATCGCCCTGCGTCCTGCCGCTGGTGCCCGGCTACGTGTCCTACATCGCCGGAAGGACGGCGACAGGCGGCGTGGCGTCCGGCCGGTCACAGACGCTTTGGCTCAGCTTCTGCTTTGTCCTCGGCTTCTCGACCATATTCATGATCCTCGGTGCGTCCGCGACGGCCCTCGGACAAGCGCTGCTGCAGTGGCGCTACGAGCTTAATCTCGTCGGCGGCGGCATCGTGATCCTGTTCGGACTCTTCATGATCGGCGCAGCACGCATCGGCGCCATGCAGCGGGATCTGCGCTTCCATCTCGACATTCCCGGCGGCAGGCCCGCCGCGTCCTACGTGCTGGGGCTCGCCTTCGGTTTCGGCTGGACCCCGTGTATCGGCCCCATACTCGGCGCGATCCTGACCGCCAGCGCAGCGAGCGCAACGGTGGGCCAAGGTGTGGCACTGCTTGCGGTCTACTCCGCGGGACTGGGCGTGCCGTTCCTGATCGTGGCGGGTTTCACCGACAGGCTCGCCGGCCGATTGCGGGGCGTCGGACGGATCGGGCGTCGGCTGCACCAGGGCGCGGGCGCGGTCATGGTTCTGATGGGAGTGGCGATGATGACCGGGCGGCTGAGTGCGCTGTCCTACTGGATACTTGACACCTTTCCCGTGCTTGGACGAATTGGCTGA
- a CDS encoding DsbE family thiol:disulfide interchange protein: protein MTVGTEPGVRRVSPLALLPLIVFAGLGAAFYWGLFNNDDRLPSTLIGRPVPDFNLPPIDGRGDGLATSDLAGGVSIVNVWASWCVPCRVEMPLLVDLAETGTVPIYGINHRDPPEAALAFLRELGDPYTRIGADRNGRVSIDWGVYGLPETFVIDSDGRIAYKHVGPFDRRALDEEILPVVRRLQAGDGS from the coding sequence TTGACAGTCGGTACGGAGCCGGGCGTGCGCCGGGTCTCGCCTCTGGCGTTGTTGCCCTTGATTGTCTTTGCCGGTCTAGGCGCCGCCTTCTACTGGGGGCTGTTCAACAATGACGACCGGCTGCCCTCGACGCTGATCGGCCGGCCGGTGCCGGATTTCAACCTGCCGCCGATAGACGGCCGTGGTGACGGCCTTGCCACCTCCGACCTCGCGGGCGGGGTGTCCATCGTCAATGTCTGGGCATCCTGGTGCGTGCCCTGCCGTGTGGAGATGCCCCTGTTGGTCGATCTGGCAGAAACCGGAACCGTCCCGATCTATGGCATCAACCACAGGGATCCACCCGAGGCCGCACTGGCCTTTCTGCGTGAACTCGGCGATCCCTACACCCGCATTGGCGCCGACCGGAACGGACGTGTTTCCATCGACTGGGGCGTCTACGGCCTGCCGGAAACATTCGTGATCGATAGCGATGGACGGATCGCCTACAAGCATGTCGGACCCTTCGACCGCCGCGCGCTGGACGAAGAGATCCTGCCCGTCGTCCGCCGGTTGCAGGCGGGGGACGGATCATGA
- a CDS encoding SCO family protein encodes MNSASNSEGLRRIRRLLWAAVAGSALALGGAVLWRALILSDLPGPRVTGEAAIINAYTLTDHAGRLVTSDSFDGQWQLVFFGFTFCPDICPTTLAYMASVMDILGPGADRVAPIFVTVDPARDTVEIMAEYVAAFHPRLIGLTGTEAQVSEAAGNFRVWYERSEDAAAPDGYLMAHSGYIYLMRPDGGFDSVYREGDQPPEGLADEIFKRIERDERS; translated from the coding sequence ATGAACTCCGCTTCCAACTCCGAAGGCTTGCGACGCATCCGGCGCCTGCTCTGGGCGGCCGTTGCCGGATCCGCCCTGGCTCTCGGCGGTGCCGTTCTCTGGCGCGCCCTCATCCTATCCGACCTGCCGGGACCGCGAGTGACCGGCGAGGCCGCAATCATCAACGCCTACACGCTGACCGATCATGCGGGACGATTGGTGACGTCGGACAGCTTCGACGGCCAGTGGCAATTGGTGTTCTTCGGCTTCACATTCTGTCCCGACATCTGCCCGACCACGCTCGCCTACATGGCCAGCGTGATGGACATTCTGGGGCCAGGGGCGGATCGGGTCGCACCGATCTTTGTCACCGTCGACCCAGCGCGCGACACCGTCGAGATCATGGCGGAGTATGTCGCCGCGTTCCATCCGCGGCTGATCGGCCTCACGGGGACCGAGGCGCAAGTCTCCGAGGCCGCCGGCAATTTCCGCGTCTGGTACGAGCGATCCGAGGACGCCGCCGCGCCCGACGGCTATCTGATGGCGCATTCCGGCTACATCTACCTGATGCGACCTGATGGCGGCTTCGACTCGGTCTACCGGGAAGGAGATCAACCGCCGGAGGGGCTCGCCGACGAGATTTTCAAGCGTATCGAGAGGGACGAGAGATCCTGA
- a CDS encoding heavy metal translocating P-type ATPase, which produces MTANDSATYEWTVSGMDCASCAGKVRGAVERLPGVSDVDVALMTERLRLTLDEAQTPRDQVEATIKRLGYGIATKGSSPDRKGFVLPDDEQASRADGSRDAAGLEPDAGSTGPESGPGPGSRWYQTAKGRLVIGTGLLLAAAWAVKLFASQDVATWAFVLATLIGVAPIARRAVASARAGMPFTIEMLMTIAATGALVINAAEEAALVVFLFAVGEVLEGVAANKARDGIRALTRLVPKTALLEVAGRTRVIPADQLQVDQIVLVRPGDRIPADGEVIEGTSGVDESAVTGESVPKLKEPGAPVFAGSINSEAALRVRVTNSAEDNTIARIIRLVEEAESARAPTERFIDRFSRIYMPAVVGVAVLVAIVPPLAFEQGWDTWIYRALALLLIGCPCALVISVPASIASALSSGARRGLLMKGGAVIEAAAATTHVAFDKTGTLTHGRPRVTDVVPVSGSETEVLALAAAVEAGSSHPLAEAILSRAEAAGAPFLAATAAKALPGKGAEAVVEGETAWVGSPRLAEEHGVLDDLARGAVVGMEDEGKTVVVIFRRSQLVGLVALRDEPREDAARAVQQLKALGIASVMLTGDNRRTAAAISAGLGIEHRAELMPEDKVAAIREMTATGHVMMVGDGINDAPALATAHIGVAMGSGTDVALETADAAILRNRVTDVAGKIRLARAAMVNIRQNVAIALGLKAVFLATTILGITGLWIAILADTGATVLVTLNALRLLAFNPERSG; this is translated from the coding sequence ATGACGGCGAACGACAGTGCAACCTACGAATGGACGGTTTCCGGGATGGACTGTGCGTCGTGCGCCGGCAAGGTCCGGGGTGCGGTCGAACGCCTGCCTGGCGTGAGCGACGTCGACGTGGCGCTGATGACAGAGCGGCTCCGGCTGACGCTGGACGAGGCGCAGACCCCGCGCGACCAGGTTGAGGCGACCATCAAGCGGCTCGGCTACGGGATCGCGACGAAAGGATCGAGCCCCGATCGGAAAGGCTTCGTGCTGCCGGACGACGAGCAAGCGTCCCGTGCGGACGGCTCGCGAGATGCCGCAGGACTCGAGCCCGACGCTGGATCGACAGGGCCCGAGAGCGGTCCCGGTCCCGGTTCGCGTTGGTATCAGACCGCGAAGGGCAGACTGGTGATCGGCACCGGTCTCCTCCTCGCGGCGGCATGGGCCGTGAAACTGTTCGCTTCCCAGGACGTGGCAACTTGGGCGTTCGTCCTCGCCACGCTCATCGGCGTCGCCCCTATCGCACGTCGCGCCGTGGCGTCCGCCAGAGCGGGCATGCCGTTCACAATCGAGATGCTGATGACCATCGCCGCCACCGGCGCGCTCGTCATCAATGCTGCGGAGGAAGCGGCGCTCGTCGTCTTCCTCTTCGCCGTCGGGGAGGTTCTGGAAGGCGTCGCGGCAAACAAGGCCCGCGACGGAATCCGGGCGCTCACTCGCCTTGTGCCGAAGACTGCTCTTCTAGAAGTCGCCGGCAGGACACGAGTGATACCGGCCGACCAGCTGCAGGTGGACCAGATCGTTCTCGTGCGCCCGGGAGACCGGATCCCTGCGGACGGCGAGGTCATCGAGGGCACTTCGGGCGTCGATGAGAGCGCCGTCACGGGCGAGAGCGTGCCGAAGCTGAAGGAACCTGGCGCCCCCGTCTTTGCCGGCTCCATCAATTCCGAGGCGGCGCTGCGTGTCCGGGTCACCAATTCGGCCGAGGACAACACCATTGCCCGCATCATCCGTCTGGTCGAGGAAGCGGAAAGCGCCCGGGCCCCGACCGAGCGCTTCATCGACCGTTTCAGCCGCATCTACATGCCGGCCGTCGTCGGAGTTGCGGTGCTGGTGGCGATCGTCCCGCCCCTCGCGTTCGAGCAAGGCTGGGACACGTGGATCTACCGCGCGCTCGCGCTTCTCCTGATCGGTTGTCCCTGCGCGCTGGTGATATCGGTGCCGGCTTCCATCGCCTCTGCGCTTTCTTCCGGCGCGCGTCGCGGGCTGCTGATGAAGGGAGGCGCCGTGATCGAGGCAGCGGCGGCCACCACACATGTCGCATTCGACAAGACGGGGACCCTGACCCACGGACGGCCGCGCGTCACGGACGTGGTGCCGGTCTCGGGATCGGAGACGGAGGTGCTGGCGCTGGCTGCCGCCGTCGAAGCGGGGTCGAGCCATCCTCTGGCGGAGGCGATCCTGTCCCGCGCGGAAGCTGCGGGAGCGCCGTTCCTGGCCGCGACCGCCGCCAAAGCGCTTCCGGGCAAAGGGGCCGAAGCAGTCGTTGAGGGTGAAACCGCCTGGGTGGGCTCTCCACGGCTTGCCGAGGAGCACGGTGTGTTGGACGACCTCGCGCGCGGGGCGGTGGTCGGCATGGAGGATGAAGGCAAGACAGTCGTCGTGATCTTCCGCCGGAGCCAGCTCGTCGGACTTGTCGCGCTCCGGGATGAGCCCCGGGAGGATGCCGCCCGCGCGGTGCAGCAACTCAAGGCGCTTGGCATCGCGTCTGTGATGCTGACCGGCGACAACCGGCGCACGGCAGCAGCAATTTCCGCTGGGTTGGGCATCGAGCATCGCGCCGAACTGATGCCTGAAGACAAGGTCGCGGCGATCCGCGAGATGACGGCCACGGGCCATGTCATGATGGTGGGCGACGGCATCAACGATGCCCCTGCGCTCGCCACCGCCCACATCGGAGTTGCCATGGGTTCCGGAACGGATGTCGCGCTCGAAACCGCGGACGCTGCGATCCTGCGCAATCGGGTGACCGATGTGGCCGGCAAGATTCGGCTTGCTCGCGCAGCCATGGTGAACATCAGGCAGAACGTGGCGATCGCGCTCGGCCTCAAGGCGGTGTTTCTTGCGACGACGATCCTCGGCATCACCGGGCTATGGATCGCCATCCTTGCTGATACCGGCGCGACGGTCCTTGTCACGCTGAACGCGCTGCGGCTTCTCGCTTTCAACCCCGAACGGTCGGGCTGA
- a CDS encoding c-type cytochrome → MTRRGFFTAAALVATTGAVGWIASAQQAPDAERLTFLGEPVTAAQLALGQEVYAANCASCHGADLEGQPDWRRRNENGRMPAPPHDASGHTWHHADRQLFTITRLGVSAIVPGYESDMPAFEGILSDDEIVAVLAYIKSTWPERERGFQAEVTVNDGGGS, encoded by the coding sequence ATGACGCGCCGGGGCTTCTTCACAGCCGCTGCTCTTGTGGCGACGACCGGTGCGGTAGGCTGGATCGCGTCGGCTCAACAAGCGCCGGACGCCGAGCGCCTGACCTTCCTCGGCGAGCCGGTCACCGCGGCGCAGCTTGCGCTTGGGCAGGAGGTCTACGCCGCCAATTGCGCCTCCTGCCACGGGGCGGACCTGGAAGGCCAGCCCGACTGGCGCAGGCGTAACGAAAATGGCCGGATGCCCGCGCCGCCGCACGATGCGAGCGGCCATACCTGGCACCATGCGGACCGCCAGTTATTCACAATCACCAGGCTCGGTGTGAGCGCCATCGTCCCCGGCTATGAAAGCGACATGCCGGCGTTCGAGGGCATCCTGTCCGATGACGAGATCGTAGCCGTTCTGGCCTACATCAAGAGCACCTGGCCCGAACGCGAGCGCGGGTTTCAGGCCGAAGTGACAGTCAACGACGGGGGCGGGTCTTGA
- a CDS encoding copper chaperone PCu(A)C yields the protein MKLFLTAACIAAFPAASLADVSVSDPWARASILASRPGAAYLVLRSDADDRLLSATTPVADRVMIHASETGTDSVTRMIHLDALDLEAGQTVRFAPGGMHLMLIGLAGKLDEGASFPLTLTFERAGAITVEVPVLGVAATGPEVEP from the coding sequence ATGAAACTTTTTCTTACCGCGGCGTGTATCGCCGCATTTCCCGCAGCCTCTCTGGCGGATGTTTCCGTCAGCGATCCCTGGGCGCGGGCCAGTATTCTCGCGTCGCGTCCTGGCGCGGCCTATCTCGTGCTGCGCAGCGATGCCGACGACCGGCTGCTGTCAGCAACGACGCCGGTCGCGGATCGCGTGATGATCCATGCCTCCGAGACGGGAACGGATTCCGTAACGCGCATGATCCATCTCGACGCGCTCGATCTGGAGGCGGGACAGACGGTTCGGTTTGCTCCCGGCGGAATGCATCTGATGTTGATCGGGCTCGCGGGCAAGCTCGACGAAGGCGCCTCGTTTCCGCTGACGCTGACCTTCGAGCGCGCGGGCGCAATCACCGTGGAGGTCCCTGTGCTCGGCGTAGCGGCGACCGGGCCGGAGGTAGAGCCATGA
- a CDS encoding TlpA family protein disulfide reductase produces the protein MRRRDLLAGALAFAATPAAARPLMPLHETPREMLSPPFVDGDGRDLTLADFQGRVVLLNIWATWCAPCREEMPTLDALQARLGGDDFHVLPLSIDRAGLRPVRRFYEEIGIRHLGQYLAEDIRAMLAFAVIGLPTTLLIDRQGRERGRLTGPAEWDSAEAIAQFQTIIAERNR, from the coding sequence ATGAGGCGGCGCGACCTGTTGGCCGGTGCGCTGGCTTTTGCTGCAACACCCGCTGCCGCTCGACCCTTGATGCCGCTGCACGAGACCCCGCGCGAGATGCTCTCGCCGCCCTTCGTGGATGGCGACGGGCGCGACCTGACGCTGGCGGATTTCCAGGGCCGCGTGGTCCTGCTGAACATCTGGGCCACCTGGTGCGCACCCTGCCGCGAGGAGATGCCAACGCTTGATGCGTTGCAGGCGCGGCTTGGCGGCGACGATTTCCACGTCCTGCCCCTGTCCATCGATCGAGCGGGGCTGCGCCCGGTGCGCCGCTTCTACGAAGAAATCGGCATTCGACATCTGGGCCAGTACCTCGCCGAGGACATCCGCGCGATGCTCGCCTTCGCCGTCATCGGACTGCCCACGACCTTGCTGATCGACCGGCAGGGGCGCGAACGCGGCCGCCTGACGGGACCCGCCGAATGGGACAGCGCGGAGGCGATCGCACAATTCCAGACCATCATCGCTGAAAGGAACAGATGA